A genomic region of Candidatus Cloacimonadota bacterium contains the following coding sequences:
- a CDS encoding peroxiredoxin: MEEVKSSMPLLGDDFPKIKVQTTQGIMNIPEDFKDKWFVLFSHPADFTPVCTTEFVAFQKRYDEFKKLDCKLIGMSIDQVFSHIKWIQWIKENLDVQIEFPIIAANDEIASKFGMLHPGKGTNTVRAVFIGDPNGKVRLILYYPQEIGRNMDEIVRAVKALQTADNNGVALPAGWPENELIGDRVIISPATDMKTAEERPKQYECYDWWLCHKKL, from the coding sequence ATGGAAGAAGTAAAAAGTAGTATGCCGTTACTTGGGGATGATTTCCCCAAAATTAAAGTTCAAACAACTCAGGGGATAATGAATATCCCGGAAGATTTCAAAGATAAATGGTTCGTTTTATTCAGTCATCCTGCTGATTTTACACCTGTTTGTACAACTGAATTTGTTGCATTTCAAAAAAGATATGATGAGTTTAAAAAACTTGATTGCAAACTAATCGGAATGTCAATAGACCAGGTTTTTTCTCATATCAAATGGATACAGTGGATTAAAGAAAATCTTGATGTTCAAATTGAATTTCCAATTATTGCTGCCAATGATGAAATAGCATCAAAGTTTGGAATGCTACATCCTGGTAAAGGCACTAACACAGTTCGTGCTGTATTTATAGGCGACCCCAATGGTAAAGTAAGACTTATTCTCTATTATCCCCAAGAAATTGGTAGAAATATGGATGAAATTGTAAGGGCTGTAAAGGCGCTCCAAACTGCTGATAATAATGGAGTTGCATTACCTGCTGGTTGGCCTGAAAATGAATTGATTGGAGATAGAGTAATAATTTCACCGGCAACAGATATGAAAACTGCTGAAGAACGACCAAAACAGTATGAATGTTATGACTGGTGGTTGTGTCATAAAAAACTTTAA
- a CDS encoding FprA family A-type flavoprotein, whose protein sequence is MAVRKVKSEIFSVGAIDWDRRVFDELIPLPDGTSYNSYLINGSEKIVLIDTVDPYKENILIENLQKLNVKNIDYIVANHAEQDHSGTIPKILELYPNAKVVTNQKCKNMLIDLLTISEEKFIVINDGDTISLGNKTLKFILAPWVHWPETMLTYLIEDKILFTCDFFGSHLAVSDLFVKDIEKVYESAKRYYAEIMMPFRNNIKKHIEKISNLDIETVAPSHGPIYDKPEFIIDAYKDWISDDVKNEVIIPYVSMHGSVEKMVNYLVNSLIEKGITVKPFNLTKTDIGELAISLVDAATIVIASPTVLVGPHPAIVSATYLANALRPKTKFASIIGSYSWGGRMVEQITGMLSNLKVELLSTVLVKGYPKEEAFKSLEKLADEISEKYKGL, encoded by the coding sequence ATGGCTGTAAGAAAAGTAAAGTCGGAAATATTTTCTGTCGGTGCAATTGACTGGGATAGAAGAGTATTTGATGAACTCATCCCTCTACCAGATGGCACAAGTTATAATTCATATTTAATAAATGGTTCGGAAAAGATTGTATTGATTGATACTGTTGACCCTTATAAAGAAAATATTCTTATAGAAAATCTTCAAAAATTGAATGTAAAAAACATTGATTATATAGTTGCAAATCATGCAGAACAAGACCATTCTGGGACAATACCAAAAATATTGGAACTTTATCCAAATGCAAAAGTTGTAACCAATCAAAAATGTAAAAATATGCTTATAGATTTACTGACAATTTCAGAAGAAAAGTTTATTGTGATAAATGATGGAGATACTATTTCACTTGGTAACAAAACTCTTAAATTTATACTTGCTCCTTGGGTTCATTGGCCTGAAACAATGTTAACTTATTTGATAGAAGATAAAATATTGTTCACCTGTGATTTTTTTGGCTCGCACCTTGCTGTTAGCGACCTCTTTGTGAAAGATATAGAAAAAGTTTATGAATCTGCAAAACGCTATTATGCAGAAATTATGATGCCTTTCAGAAATAATATCAAAAAGCATATTGAAAAAATCAGCAATTTAGATATTGAAACTGTCGCTCCAAGTCACGGACCAATTTATGATAAACCGGAATTCATCATTGATGCATATAAGGACTGGATTTCCGATGATGTCAAAAATGAAGTAATTATTCCTTATGTCTCAATGCATGGAAGTGTAGAAAAAATGGTAAATTATCTTGTGAATTCTCTAATTGAAAAAGGGATAACAGTAAAGCCCTTCAATTTAACAAAGACTGACATAGGGGAACTAGCAATATCGCTTGTTGATGCTGCAACGATTGTGATTGCTTCGCCCACAGTTTTAGTTGGTCCTCATCCTGCTATTGTAAGTGCAACATATCTTGCAAATGCACTTAGACCAAAAACAAAATTTGCATCAATAATCGGTTCTTACAGTTGGGGTGGAAGAATGGTGGAACAAATCACTGGAATGCTTTCTAATCTTAAAGTAGAACTTCTTTCTACAGTATTAGTAAAGGGATATCCTAAGGAAGAGGCTTTCAAGTCGCTTGAAAAATTGGCAGATGAAATTTCTGAAAAATATAAAGGATTGTAA
- a CDS encoding rubrerythrin family protein, whose protein sequence is MKNLKGTKTAENLMKSFAGESQARMRYTYYASVARKEGFRQIEEIFMETADNEKEHAKLFMKQLIKNGLNENVVEINAGYPVGYSDTLKNLEYAANGENEEWTDLYPSFAKVAEEEGFTEIANTFRLVALVEKRHEERYRKLLKNVKEHTVFKKDGKVFWKCRNCGHIVESIEAPEECPVCAHPREYFELFVENY, encoded by the coding sequence ATGAAAAATCTAAAAGGAACAAAAACAGCAGAAAATTTAATGAAGTCCTTTGCTGGTGAATCCCAAGCAAGAATGCGTTATACCTATTACGCTTCTGTTGCAAGAAAAGAAGGATTCAGGCAGATTGAAGAAATTTTCATGGAAACTGCTGATAATGAAAAAGAACACGCTAAGCTTTTCATGAAGCAACTTATCAAAAATGGTTTAAATGAAAATGTAGTTGAAATTAATGCAGGTTATCCTGTTGGATATTCTGATACTTTGAAAAATTTAGAATACGCAGCAAATGGTGAAAATGAGGAATGGACAGATTTATATCCTTCTTTTGCAAAAGTTGCTGAAGAAGAGGGTTTCACTGAAATTGCAAATACATTCCGATTAGTTGCTCTTGTTGAAAAAAGACACGAGGAAAGATATAGAAAGTTACTCAAGAATGTAAAAGAACATACTGTATTCAAAAAAGACGGTAAGGTATTCTGGAAATGCAGGAATTGTGGGCATATTGTTGAATCTATTGAAGCACCGGAAGAATGTCCTGTTTGTGCCCACCCGAGAGAATATTTTGAATTGTTTGTGGAGAATTATTAA
- a CDS encoding desulfoferrodoxin: MAKRMEVYKCEICGNIVEVLHGGKGELVCCGKPMKLMEEKTEDSSVEKHVPFIKKEDGKVIVKVGENTAHPMEEKHYIEWIELLVDGKSYKQFLNPGDKPEAEFYVEGKEISAREYCNIHGLWKS; the protein is encoded by the coding sequence ATGGCAAAAAGAATGGAAGTGTACAAATGCGAAATTTGTGGAAATATTGTAGAAGTGCTTCACGGTGGTAAAGGAGAACTCGTCTGCTGTGGTAAACCGATGAAACTTATGGAAGAAAAAACTGAAGATTCATCTGTTGAAAAACATGTGCCATTCATAAAAAAAGAGGATGGAAAAGTAATCGTAAAAGTTGGTGAAAATACTGCTCATCCAATGGAAGAAAAACATTATATTGAATGGATTGAGCTACTTGTTGATGGAAAATCTTACAAGCAGTTCTTAAATCCCGGAGATAAGCCAGAAGCCGAATTTTATGTTGAAGGTAAAGAAATCTCAGCGAGAGAGTATTGTAACATTCACGGTTTGTGGAAAAGTTAA
- a CDS encoding DUF2971 domain-containing protein, translating to MDNFQKIISIILSKEDKPHSLYHYSNQAGLMGILKSKKIWATNILYFNDSMEFKYASQLIRREFRQIFSSNDKNKNAFYDLIDRSNILKEYEVYVSSFSREKDLLSQWRAYCPKNDGYSIGFKFDELSKYSTQLSQSILLPCVYNQKDKKNIIDNLKQFVLSELINILELNKNSKSQIEDKLESLSNTYTKMFLLVVSVLKDDSFSEEKEWRIIYFKSKKEDSTLINFRAGTSTIIPYVELELKTKFRFFPLSEIIIGPNQYKQLARESLKIYLNSLNLKCKITSSRVPYRVI from the coding sequence ATGGATAACTTCCAAAAAATAATTTCTATTATCCTCTCAAAAGAGGACAAACCACATTCATTATATCATTATTCAAATCAAGCTGGATTAATGGGGATTTTAAAAAGTAAAAAAATATGGGCAACTAATATTCTTTATTTTAACGATTCAATGGAATTCAAATATGCATCACAACTAATCAGAAGGGAATTTAGACAAATATTTAGTTCAAATGATAAGAATAAAAATGCATTTTATGATTTGATTGATCGTTCTAATATCCTAAAAGAATATGAAGTTTACGTTAGCTCATTTTCCAGAGAAAAAGATTTATTAAGCCAATGGAGAGCATATTGCCCAAAAAATGATGGTTATAGTATTGGTTTTAAATTTGATGAACTATCAAAATACAGCACCCAATTAAGTCAATCAATTTTATTACCTTGCGTTTATAACCAAAAAGATAAAAAAAATATAATAGATAATTTAAAGCAATTTGTTTTATCAGAGCTTATAAATATTTTAGAATTGAATAAAAATTCTAAATCGCAAATTGAAGATAAGTTAGAATCACTATCAAATACATATACAAAAATGTTTTTATTGGTTGTCTCTGTATTAAAGGATGACTCTTTCTCTGAAGAAAAAGAATGGAGAATTATTTACTTTAAAAGCAAGAAGGAAGATTCTACATTAATAAATTTTCGTGCAGGTACATCAACTATAATTCCGTATGTTGAATTGGAACTAAAAACCAAATTCAGATTTTTCCCATTAAGCGAAATAATCATTGGACCTAACCAATACAAACAATTAGCAAGGGAATCCTTGAAAATATATTTAAATTCATTGAATCTAAAATGCAAGATAACTTCTTCAAGAGTGCCATACAGGGTAATTTAA